One genomic window of Malaciobacter molluscorum LMG 25693 includes the following:
- a CDS encoding multiheme c-type cytochrome, with translation MLKRILFIFLALGLTAFAANVGDVTNVKTLKVNRGLTDAGKSCVECHAKMTPGHVNDWKESRHGHVGVSCIDCHSVKKDNPMAAQNCKGIKGTEIFVSALVSPKTCERCHPNEVKEFHQSGHARAAIQVKAKKGMQSLMQHFEGRDHKDFKHSPEATGCMQCHGSIIKLDKDKRPTAETWPNYGIGNVYPDGGVGNCKSCHSGHKFSIEEARKPAACASCHLGPDHPDIEIYNNSMHGHIFNAEGSKWKYDSAPDAWEPGDYRAPTCATCHMSGIGDLKTTHNVSKRLKWNIWAPISKTRDGGYETVVADYENGKITKGNALAGHPKGSKAARSEMEQVCASCHTKTHTKNFFTMADKHVKLYNTYATDAKKMIDELTKKGLMHKDKWSDKAFKIWYHLWHHEGRRMRQGALMGAPDYAHWHGVFEVQQDIRELKLIYDKRIKSGKIED, from the coding sequence ATGTTAAAAAGAATATTATTTATATTTCTTGCATTAGGACTTACAGCATTTGCAGCAAATGTAGGAGATGTTACAAATGTTAAAACTTTAAAAGTTAATCGTGGTCTTACTGATGCAGGAAAAAGTTGTGTTGAATGTCATGCTAAAATGACTCCTGGTCATGTTAATGATTGGAAAGAGAGTAGACATGGACACGTTGGTGTAAGTTGTATTGATTGTCATAGTGTTAAAAAAGATAATCCAATGGCAGCGCAAAACTGTAAAGGTATAAAAGGTACAGAAATATTTGTATCTGCTCTAGTTAGTCCAAAAACATGTGAAAGATGTCACCCTAACGAAGTAAAAGAGTTTCATCAAAGTGGTCATGCAAGAGCAGCAATTCAAGTAAAAGCTAAAAAAGGTATGCAATCATTAATGCAACATTTTGAGGGTAGAGATCATAAAGATTTCAAACATTCACCTGAAGCAACTGGATGTATGCAATGTCATGGTTCTATTATTAAATTAGACAAAGATAAAAGACCAACTGCTGAGACTTGGCCAAATTATGGTATTGGGAATGTTTATCCTGATGGTGGAGTAGGTAATTGTAAATCATGTCACTCTGGACATAAATTTTCTATTGAAGAAGCAAGAAAACCTGCAGCATGCGCATCATGTCACTTAGGACCTGATCATCCAGATATTGAAATCTATAATAATTCAATGCATGGACATATCTTTAATGCAGAAGGTAGTAAATGGAAATATGATTCTGCTCCAGATGCATGGGAACCAGGTGATTATAGAGCACCAACTTGTGCTACTTGTCATATGAGTGGTATTGGTGATTTAAAAACAACTCACAATGTAAGTAAAAGATTGAAATGGAATATTTGGGCACCTATTTCTAAAACAAGAGATGGTGGGTATGAAACTGTTGTAGCTGATTATGAAAATGGAAAAATAACTAAAGGTAATGCATTAGCTGGACATCCAAAAGGTAGTAAAGCAGCAAGAAGTGAAATGGAACAAGTATGTGCATCTTGTCATACAAAAACACATACGAAAAATTTCTTCACAATGGCAGATAAACATGTAAAATTATATAATACATATGCAACAGATGCTAAAAAAATGATAGATGAATTAACTAAAAAAGGTTTAATGCATAAAGACAAATGGTCTGATAAAGCATTTAAAATCTGGTATCATTTATGGCATCATGAAGGTAGAAGAATGAGACAAGGTGCATTAATGGGTGCTCCTGATTATGCTCACTGGCATGGTGTATTTGAAGTTCAACAAG
- a CDS encoding cytochrome c3 family protein gives MSRNTEKKAKSIWFIIGIFVLGGIIGLLFSFGVAVGVHKTSDDKFCTVCHTMQPMADSYYLDAHGGKNANGVQAKCVDCHLPHDSLANYLFEKARTGLHDFRVQNFGDPKSIDWEEKRKHAKRFVFDTGCMSCHTNLENATTGNTKAFVAHKEYFEKRTDKKCVECHKNVGHHILGDYIKK, from the coding sequence ATGTCCCGTAATACGGAAAAAAAAGCTAAATCTATATGGTTCATTATAGGAATATTTGTCTTAGGTGGTATTATAGGTCTACTTTTCTCCTTTGGTGTAGCAGTTGGGGTACACAAAACTTCAGACGACAAATTTTGTACTGTGTGTCATACAATGCAGCCTATGGCTGATTCGTATTATCTTGATGCTCACGGTGGGAAAAATGCAAATGGAGTGCAAGCAAAATGTGTTGATTGTCATTTACCTCACGATTCACTTGCTAATTATCTTTTTGAGAAAGCAAGAACAGGCTTACATGATTTTAGAGTACAAAACTTTGGAGATCCTAAGTCTATTGATTGGGAAGAGAAGAGAAAACATGCAAAACGTTTTGTTTTTGATACAGGTTGTATGAGTTGTCATACAAACTTAGAAAATGCAACAACAGGAAATACTAAAGCCTTTGTAGCACACAAAGAGTATTTTGAGAAACGAACAGACAAAAAATGCGTTGAATGTCATAAGAATGTTGGTCACCATATATTAGGTGATTATATTAAAAAATAA